The following proteins are co-located in the Spea bombifrons isolate aSpeBom1 chromosome 3, aSpeBom1.2.pri, whole genome shotgun sequence genome:
- the VWA5B2 gene encoding von Willebrand factor A domain-containing protein 5B2 gives MPGLYNTSSWAQLPLQASTVTACANGYSLGLTAHLTYLNPSSDTVHAMFIYLLEDREVVTSFEATTGNRKVQAQIQGQLRLEECCSECPWESLPCYCPNGHLVLDADMAHDLFVLSIGVIPPSAVLNISLQTSRELPTLPSGAARVTLNSTLTPLAPNPRGPAEEGEGLRDDSPTSCFGGVSGSGGNPWALHTDPPPQESANSHPSSLFAALTGPATNSQHYQLSFRLQVQGPCLLAGIESPSHALRADASPFAVSATSVWISLAEDYNCDRTVEIILHPSEPHLPHLSLERGVKNFLQYELQIKQRKDFIRAIKKSSDPEKQVNFVRRRFHKDIPLIPVLMLNFCPDLMALSSLSTDLPKVTREIIFLLYLNGELSCNIRDALLLAVRSLPARTLLNVAGGACDSKALFPTSRQCSNESLEVACDYIHRSRLGGTANNLLSVLSRVLALPLHRGYPRQLFLITDTVPTCPGKVMELVRQHAKTTRVFGFAVGSNADLRFLERAAKVSRGSVEIVMEGERLQPKLIKSLKKALEPALSDITIDWYMPDTMEALLTPHEIAPLYPGDCLIGYCALYHTASFRGKRSMGQRARGSSFSSVFQSQEDTLTPATFDTSCLNPSTGIDDVGRALQEITQEISLEFSAFSEDADRSGEGFPVSDIRKRIVQSSYVQEQYMLTHCSVSTEPTRTQMPPSISSDPTHAPTYGSTSSESVGSREATFGDCTSPCSATVPQQGQKSVSQSDGMRQPKENTNSNCKASLTQSSEELVRRKALIQATMSGRSFSSPHGELDMLRLRTVLDKVSQNRNSEAEMCTSHGESLADSCNILSPNLDWDMLVDAQYIFSASPAIEGGSAVSGGSSDSVWQCRAVIRGSIGGRSLSWETSISLETLLGSSGEETADCIADERDCDIHHLAARSIIQDNQVMAWRECDIEHGSSRRFRLKAVQTSKSCSQVSSYTCHMPVDPDIQDVLPGHISVHRGGRSRRGLRSNSGSSCQGDSRRSEILDEIFETAALPASPLSMSSENSLEKQRCQEGTTGQVNPFGSQKSSDPSLSSRISVGKRRIRSLSGKLAPLKPPCISGDKESCPELGIQDYQALISLQSAEGFFNLSSYFSSIVQISLQRLLRASPYSSHRGSLSPVSEPCQTEQGDILRGGGQTCKGGSQPQVPVTQDSSFLPILATSCPEALCHQADSGRGSETDPCDTSPCPSEAGTEQDTDIEGCSWATAVALAWLEHRSAGYFTEWELLAARAEGWLRTQTLPEGLQLPALKGAARQLFLLLRHWDENLNLNMLCYKPGDV, from the exons ATGCCTGGACTCTATAATACCTCCTCCTGGGCGCAGCTCCCCCTGCAGGCATCCACTGTAACTGCCTGTGCCAATGGATACAGCCTTGGACTCACTGCCCACCTCACCTACCTGAACCCCAGCAGTGATACAGTGCACG CCATGTTTATATACCTTCTGGAGGACAGGGAGGTAGTAACAAGCTTTGAGGCGACCACTGGCAACCGCAAAGTCCAAGCTCAGATCCAGGGCCAACTTCGACTAGAGGAATGCTGCTCCGAGTGCCCGTGGGAATCCCTGCCTTGCTACTGCCCCAATG GTCACCTTGTGCTGGATGCAGATATGGCACACGATTTGTTTGTTCTCAGCATAGGAGTTATACCCCCCTCTGCAGTTCTGAACATATCTCTTCAAACCAGTCGAGAGCTGCCGACCCTTCCAAGTGGAGCAGCGCGTGTGACCCTCAACTCCACACTAACGCCCTTGGCCCCCAATCCTAGGGGTCCAGCCGAAGAGGGGGAGGGTCTGCGTGACGACAG TCCAACCAGTTGTTTTGGGGGTGtgagtgggtctggaggaaatCCATGGGCTCTGCATACGGATCCACCGCCCCAAGAAAGTGCCAACAGTCATCCTAGCTCTCTCTTTGCTGCTCTCACTGGACCCGCCACAAATTCACAACATTACCAATTAAGCTTCCGCCTTCAGGTCCAAGGTCCCTGCCTGCTGGCAG GCATAGAGAGTCCTTCACATGCCCTCCGTGCTGATGCAAGTCCATTTGCCGTCTCAGCCACTTCTGTGTGGATCAGTCTGGCCGAAGACTATAACTGTGACCGAACTGTGGAGATAATTCTGCACCCTAGCG AACCACATCTCCCCCACTTATCCCTGGAGCGAGGAGTCAAGAACTTCCTACAATATGagctgcaaataaaacaaagaaaagattTCATCAGAGCAATTAAAAAATCCAGTGACCCTGAGAAACAG GTCAACTTTGTGAGAAGACGTTTTCACAAGGATATCCCTCTGATACCAGTATTGATGCTGAACTTCTGTCCTGACTTAATGGCACTCAGTTCTCTGAGCACTGACCTTCCCAAAGTCACCCGTGAGATCATTTTCCTCTTATATCTGAATGGAGAGCTGTCCTGCAACATTCGG GATGCCCTTCTACTGGCGGTGAGGAGTTTACCCGCACGCACTTTACTGAATGTAGCAGGTGGCGCATGCGACAGCAAGGCCTTGTTCCCCACCAGCAGGCAATGCAGCAAC GAGTCGCTGGAGGTGGCATGTGATTATATCCATAGAAGCCGACTGGGTGGCACTGCCAATAACCTGCTCTCCGTGTTAAGCCGTGTCCTGGCACTCCCTTTGCATCGTGGGTACCCAAGGCAGCTCTTCCTTATTACTGACACTGTACCCACTTGTCCTGGCAAGGTCATGGAGCTTGTGAGGCAACATGCAAAGACCACACG GGTGTTTGGTTTTGCTGTGGGCTCCAATGCAGATCTCCGATTTCTTGAGAGGGCAGCCAAAGTGAGCAGAGGGTCAGTGGAAATTGTCATGGAAGGAGAAAGACTGCAGCCAAAG CTAATTAAGTCCCTGAAGAAGGCCCTGGAGCCAGCTCTCAGTGACATTACTATTGATTGGTACATGCCTGACACCATGGAGGCACTGCTGACCCCCCATGAGATTGCTCCGCTGTACCCTGGCGATTGCCTCATTGGCTACTGTGCTCTGTATCATACAGCTAGCTTCCGTGGCAAAAGGAGCATG GGGCAGCGTGCCAGAGGTAGCTCCTTCAGCTCCGTGTTCCAGTCTCAGGAAGATACTCTGACCCCTGCAACCTTTGATACAAGTTGCCTAAATCCTTCTACTGGCATTGATGATGTTGGGCGTGCACTACAGGAAATTACACAGGAGATTTCCTTGGAGTTCTCCGCATTTAGTGAGGATGCAGACAGAA GTGGAGAAGGATTTCCTGTAAGTGACATTAGAAAGCGTATTGTTCAGTCCTCCTACGTCCAGGAACAGTATATGCTCACTCACTGCTCTGTCAGTACGGAACCGACCAGGACACAAATGCCGCCGTCTATCAGCAGTGACCCAACTCATGCACCCACCTATGGATCCACCAGCAGTGAATCAGTTGGGTCTCGAGAGGCTACTTTTGGAGACTGTACCAGCCCATGCTCTGCTACGGTCCCCCAGCAGGGACAGAAAAGTGTGTCTCAGAGTGATGGGATGCGGCAACCCAAGGAAAACACCAACTCTAACTGCAAG GCTTCTCTAACACAAAGCTCAGAGGAGTTGGTCAGAAGAAAAGCACTGATTCAGGCTACCATGTCCGGCCGCAGTTTCTCTTCCCCACACGGGGAGCTAGACATGCTTCGTCTGCGCACTGTCTTGGACAAGGTGTCTCAGAACCGAAATTCAGAAGCGGAAATGTGCACATCACATGGCGAAAGCCTCGCCGATTCAT GTAACATTCTCTCTCCAAACCTAGACTGGGACATGTTGGTTGATGCACAGTACATATTCTCTGCATCTCCTGCCATTGAAGGAGGGAGTGCGGTGTCTGGTGGGAGCAGCGATTCTGTGTGGCAATGCCGGGCTGTGATACGTGGCTCTATAGGAGGTAGAAGTCTCTCTTGGGAAACATCCATTAGTCTCGAGACCCTGTTGGGCAGCAGTGGGGAAGAGACAGCTGACTGTATTGCAGATGAGAGAGATTGTGACATACATCACTTGGCAGCACGCTCCATCATACAAGACAACCAGGTCATGGCTTGGAGGGAATGTGACATTGAACATG GTTCGTCTCGTAGATTCAGACTGAAAGCTGTTCAGACCAGTAAATCTTGCTCGCAGGTTTCCAGCTACACTTGTCACATGCCTGTTGACCCCGATATTCAGGATGTTCTTCCCGGACACATATCTGTGCACAGAG GTGGAAGAAGCAGAAGGGGTCTTAGATCGAACTCAGGAAGTTCGTGTCAGGGAGACAGTAGACGCTCAGAAATTCTGGATGAAATATTTGAAACTGCAG CCCTTCCAGCGTCCCCTTTAAGCATGTCCTCTGAGAACAGCTTGGAGAAGCAGCGATGCCAGGAAG GTACCACAGGTCAAGTTAATCCCTTTGGTTCTCAGAAATCATCAGATCCCTCTCTGAGTTCAAG GATCAGTGTGGGTAAAAGGAGGATTCGCAGCCTGTCTGGAAAACTGGCCCCGCTGAAACCACCGTGTATTAGTGGAGATAAGGAGAGTTGCCCAGAATTGGGAATTCAGGACTATCAAGCACTG ATCTCTTTGCAGTCTGCAGAAGGCTTTTTCAACCTGAGCAGCTATTTTTCCAGTATAGTTCAGATTTCTTTGCAGCGTCTACTCCGTGCCTCCCCCTACAGCTCTCACCGTGGCAGTTTAAGTCCAGTGTCTGAACCATGCCAAACAGAGCAAGGAGACATCCTGCGAGGCGGAGGACAGACTTGCAAGGGGGGCTCACAACCCCAGGTTCCAGTCACTCAGGACTCTTCCTTTCTTCCTATACTTGCTACTTCATGCCCTGAAGCTCTCTGCCATCAAGCAGACAGCGGCCGTGGGTCAGAGACTGACCCGTGTGATACCTCCCCATGCCCTTCTGAAGCTGGCACAGAGCAAGACACAGACATAGAGGGCTGTTCCTGGGCCACAGCTGTAGCACTTGCGTGGCTAGAGCACCGCAGTGCTGGCTACTTTACAGAATGGGAGCTGCTGGCAGCGAGGGCAGAAGGGTGGCTACGTACACAAACTCTGCCCGAGGGCCTACAGCTACCTGCTCTTAAGGGGGCAGCCCGTCAGCTCTTTTTGTTGCTCCGTCACTGGGATGAAAACCTCAACCTAAACATGCTTTGCTACAAACCAGGTGATGTTTGA